The following are from one region of the Epinephelus fuscoguttatus linkage group LG11, E.fuscoguttatus.final_Chr_v1 genome:
- the LOC125896651 gene encoding F-box only protein 30-like: protein MEEDHAHCVSCVNQRCTVRPQPGISCDLISCPLVCGAVFHSCKTDEHHLMCPLLRVPCLNSGYGCPATLVRNQMYAHLEVCPAGVVCCTMEWNRWPVSCLDYTSYESLSRGVEEVEQLDMALALQDQRTLLESLKVIAMAPTAEGEPLLPVSKANSLTGSALLTPAPEASTVIESPSQSSPSCQPQPPPQTSTNERIVSGINGLKEEHFGKLYEATVETARSLAAALDFVSSTDCVNGGAAMKRSRLSSDGDIKNGLEDKTPADGLNKKEIEEQSVCSRCLREKETDPKILNTINGPLSGEVVPCLETACPAEVKDDMSAVVSQEPDTPPMASPVHVSQGVAQRAGHVVLEDRGLVLLENHGPERKFHNYQFFRGQCSLPNGRIGFIPGRSLYRLRPKMEDKSVDTSDLEQDDDPMGLGEIDLITAALLFCLEESRECRRISDTVYVDGYRVDFGTQTFTFPAAILVTNTRVGDIASASACDHAAPQLSYPSPFRTLRLGLVLEALEVEAVPHNRYLPPNPRYQHMFPFVCGQSLRRDQFSSHFTNVHGDIHAGLNGWMEHRCPLAYYGCTFSQRRFYPSIKGAKVVHDRHLRSFGVQPCPGVKLPGDLKSDQFSGLPIEILWHIAGFLDSFSLCQLSLVSRTMRELCASLLQTRGIVELQWERRPRPGAPGTMSWQIKNKVWRFSTAFSPVSSWGFTDLPSMSDHLKKCHFNVVEHKTEPVPLPAMCTAREGQSLRRVLRHVNT from the exons GCATTTCCTGTGATCTTATCAGCTGTCCTCTGGTGTGTGGGGCTGTATTTCACTCCTGCAAAACTGATGAGCACCACCTTATGTGCCCACTGTTGAGGGTCCCATGTTTAAACAGTGGCTACGGCTGCCCCGCCACCCTGGTGCGCAACCAGATGTACGCACACCTTGAAGTGTGTCCAGCTGGAGTTGTGTGCTGCACTATGGAGTGGAACAGATGGCCTGTTAGCTGCCTGGACTATACCTCCTATGAGAGCCTGAGCCgtggggtggaggaggtggagcagctggACATGGCGCTTGCTCTTCAGGACCAGCGTACACTACTTGAGTCCCTCAAGGTGATCGCCATGGCACCAACTGCAGAAGGAGAGCCACTTCTTCCTGTCAGTAAGGCAAACAGCTTAACAGGCTCTGCTTTGCTTACACCTGCCCCAGAGGCCTCCACCGTTATTGAGTCACCTTCACAGTCATCACCCTCATGTCAGCCACAACCTCCCCCACAAACCTCGACGAATGAGAGAATAGTCTCTGGAATTAATGGCTTGAAAGAGGAGCACTTCGGTAAACTCTATGAGGCCACAGTGGAGACTGCAAGAAGCTTAGCTGCTGCTTTGGACTTTGTTAGCAGCACAGACTGTGTGAACGGAGGAGCTGCTATGAAGAGGAGTAGATTGAGCAGCGATGGAGATATTAAAAATGGACTGGAAGACAAAACACCTGCTGatggtttaaataaaaaagagatTGAGGAGCAAAGTGTTTGTTCTAGgtgtttgagagagaaagaaacagatcCAAAGATTTTAAACACAATCAATGGACCACTGTCAGGAGAGGTGGTGCCCTGTCTGGAGACAGCCTGTCCTGCTGAGGTGAAAGATGACATGAGTGCTGTGGTTTCTCAGGAGCCAGACACCCCTCCAATGGCATCTCCAGTTCATGTCAGCCAGGGTGTGGCACAGAGGGCTGGTCATGTGGTCCTGGAAGATAGGGGGCTAGTTCTTCTAGAAAACCACGGGCCTGAGCGAAAGTTTCACAACTACCAGTTTTTCAGGGGCCAATGTTCGTTACCTAATGGACGGATAGGTTTCATCCCAGGCAGGTCACTGTATAGACTACGACCCAAAATGGAGGACAAGTCAGTAGATACCTCGGACCTGGAGCAGGATGACGACCCCATGGGACTGGGAGAAATTGATCTGATCACAGCAGCACTGCTCTTCTGCTTAGAGGAGTCCAGAGAGTGTAGAAGAATCTCTGACACAGTCTATGTCGATGGCTACCGTGTCGACTTTGGCACACAGACTTTCACGTTCCCTGCAGCAATCTTGGTAACCAACACAAGAGTGGGTGACATTGCCTCTGCATCTGCTTGTGACCATGCCGCCCCCCAGCTCTCCTATCCTAGCCCTTTCCGCACACTCCGCCTCGGCCTTGTCCTGGAAGCTCTGGAGGTCGAGGCAGTCCCACATAACCGCTACCTCCCTCCCAACCCCCGCTACCAGCACATGTTCCCCTTCGTCTGTGGTCAGTCATTGCGCCGGGACCAGTTTTCCTCTCACTTCACAAATGTCCATGGTGACATTCACGCTGGTCTCAATGGTTGGATGGAGCACCGCTGCCCGCTGGCATATTACGGCTGCACATTTTCACAGCGGAGGTTTTACCCATCCATCAAGGGGGCCAAAGTGGTTCATGACAGGCACCTCAGGTCCTTCGGGGTGCAGCCATGCCCAGGGGTGAAACTTCCAGGTGACTTGAAGTCTGACCAATTTAGTGGGCTTCCCATTGAGATATTGTGGCACATAGCTGGGTTCCTGGACAGTTTCAGCCTGTGCCAGCTATCACTGGTGTCACGGACTATGAGGGAGCTGTGCGCCAGTCTCCTCCAGACCAGGGGCATCGTGGAGCTGCAGTGGGAGCGAAGACCACGTCCTGGTGCCCCTGGGACTATGTCATGGCAGATCAAGAATAAA GTGTGGAGATTCAGCACTGCCTTCAGCCCCGTGTCGTCGTGGGGTTTCACTGATCTCCCCAGCATGTCAGACCATCTTAAGAAGTGCCACTTCAACGTAGTGGAGCACAAGACAGAGCCTGTACCCCTTCCTGCCATGTGCACCGCACGAGAGGGACAGTCACTGCGTCGCGTGCTGCGTCACGTGAACACCTGA
- the LOC125896655 gene encoding hydroperoxide isomerase ALOXE3-like, with protein sequence MAEYTLEVTTGSMLYAGTFDNLYVTLIGTERQSEHTQLTSFGLDDKTGKAGTFSVTTLFSLGFLLLLKLEKDPFHESPEKDWFCSTVVVKTPEEDEILFPCHRWLSRGESVLLRGGRATKAFEDLHPRLVDERKKELVQQKLMYKWQEYAEGLSYILNINDPKAVPADVRFSFSKAFQFRSNMEVASAELELRGLKDSAEHFESFEAMKEVSWFKKAPFLEYVSEHWKDDDFFGYQLLNGFNFILIQRCSKLPSNFPVTEEMVKPFLANGSSLTEEMQKGNIFINDYKIMEGLPTKVINGKPIPVTAAICLLYLNPEGKLLPIAIQLGQHPSEETPIFLPSDLESDWLLAKIFVKNADVLYFQVINHLQNTHLLAEVFTMATLRNLPMIHPLHKLLIPHHRYTLHINIIARALLYGPGRILGNISIGADGVTELMRRGLSQMTYTSLCLPDNIAARGVESIPGFYYRDDALKLWSIINSFVKAMVAYYYPSDSEVSADSELQGWIKEIFHYGFLGNGDSGIPSRFQTVEELIKFVTTVIFVSSVQHAAVNGGQFDFQGWIPNAPFGLHQAPPTTKGQSSIEAILATLPNKSHAGHSMSILWQLSEKYSDFVSLGIYPEQRFDEAAALQMIKDFQAELSSLSVAITKRNSELELPYNYLNPKEIENSVTI encoded by the exons ATGGCAGAGTACACTCTGGAAGTGACTACAGGAAGCATGTTGTACGCAGGCACCTTTGATAACTTGTATGTTACCCTGATTGGCACTGAGAGGCAATCTGAGCACACCCAGCTGACTAGTTTTGGACTGGATGATAAAACTGGTAAG GCAGGAACGTTTTCTGTGACAACACTCTTTTCTTTAGgatttcttctcctcctcaagtTGGAGAAAGATCCTTTCCATGAATCTCCAGAGAAGGACTGGTTTTGCTCCACAGTAGTGGTGAAGACACCTGAGGAGGATGAAATTCTTTTCCCCTGTCACAGGTGGCTGTCCAGAGGGGAATCTGTGTTGTTGAGAGGGGGGAGAG CTACAAAAGCATTTGAAGATCTTCATCCTCGACTGGTAGACGAACGGAAAAAAGAACTGGTCCAACAAAAATTAATGTACAA ATGGCAGGAGTATGCAGAGGGACTGTCGTACATCTTAAACATCAATGATCCAAAAGCTGTCCCTGCAGATGTACGCTTCTCATTCTCTAAAGCCTTTCAATTTAGATCCAACATGGAAGTGGC ATCGGCTGAGCTCGAACTGAGAGGTCTGAAAGATTCTGCGGAGCACTTTGAAAGCTTTGAGGCCATGAAGGAGGTCTCATGGTTCAAAAAGGCCCCCTTTTTAG AGTACGTGTCGGAGCATTGGAAAGACGATGACTTTTTCGGATACCAGCTGCTCAATGGATTCAACTTCATTCTGATCCAACGATGCTCAAAGCTGCCCTCCAACTTTCCTGTCACAGAGGAAATGGTGAAACCTTTCCTGGCCAATGGAAGCTCTTTGACTGAGGAGATGCAG AAGGGCAATATATTCATTAATGATTACAAGATCATGGAAGGTCTGCCTACAAAAGTCATCAATGGTAAACCGATACCTGTGACTGCTGCTATCTGCCTGCTGTACCTAAATCCAGAGGGGAAACTACTGCCAATCGCAATTCAG CTCGGTCAGCATCCCTCAGAGGAGACCCCAATTTTTCTGCCGAGTGACTTGGAGTCTGACTGGCTGCTGGCTAAGATATTTGTAAAGAATGCAGATGTCCTGTATTTCCAAGTGATCAACCATTTGCAGAACACTCATCTACTGGCAGAGGTTTTTACAATGGCGACACTTCGCAACCTCCCAATGATTCACCCCCTGCACAAG TTGCTGATCCCCCACCATCGATATACCCTCCATATAAACATCATTGCTCGTGCTCTTCTCTATGGCCCTGGTAGAATTCTTGGAAAT ATTTCAATTGGAGCAGACGGAGTAACAGAACTAATGAGAAGGGGGCTCTCCCAAATGACCTACACCTCCCTCTGCCTGCCTGACAACATTGCAGCGAGAGGAGTGGAGTCCATCCCAGGCTTTTATTACAGAGACGATGCACTGAAGCTGTGGAGCATCATCAACAG CTTTGTCAAGGCGATGGTGGCATATTATTATCCATCTGACAGTGAAGTGTCTGCAGATTCTGAGCTCCAGGGATGGATCAAAGAGATCTTCCACTATGGATTTCTGGGAAATGGTGACTCAG GAATCCCTTCAAGGTTTCAAACTGTGGAGGAGCTTATCAAGTTTGTCACTACGGTGATCTTCGTGTCATCAGTTCAGCATGCGGCAGTCAACGGAGGACag TTCGATTTTCAAGGTTGGATTCCCAATGCTCCGTTTGGTCTGCACCAAGCTCCGCCTACCACAAAGGGCCAGTCAAGCATAGAGGCCATCTTGGCGACCCTGCCAAATAAATCACATGCAGGACATAGCATGTCAATTTTGTGGCAGCTCAGCGAGAAATACAGTGATTTT GTATCTCTGGGTATTTATCCCGAGCAACGCTTTGATGAGGCTGCAGCCTTACAGATGATCAAGGATTTTCAAgcggagctgtcctccctcagTGTGGCTATTACCAAGAGGAACTCAGAACTTGAACTGCCTTATAATTACCTGAACCCTAAAGAAATAGAAAACAGTGTAACTATTTGA
- the LOC125897569 gene encoding hydroperoxide isomerase ALOXE3-like, with the protein MAEYKLEVTTGDMTNAGTFDHVYVTLIGTGGKSEQTELDNYGMDFKPGMTSNYTMKTSSSLGKLLLVKVEKDPFLFLPEDEWFCSKIVVTTPEGEAILFPCYRWISRGELVELRGGRATKVFEDDHPLLTDHRKNELMLKKILYQWEDSDKKLPHKSHFKDVSELPSEVCFSLSKTMEVLYTKNVMGAELMFKGMLGSTESWGKIEDIKNIFRSTETPMSEYVSEHWKEDDFFGFQFLNGVNPNVIKRCSELPPNFPVTEEMVKPFLAEGTSLQKEMEEGNIFLCDYKVLDGLPTKVYDGESLHVTPGFIMFYLNPENKLMPIAIQLYQQPSEQNPIFLPSDPETDWLLAKMFIKNADLLQHQAVYHFTNSHGLAEVFTVATLRCFPVIHPLYKLLIPHFRYTLQINTAAKEKIFGPEGILSQSSLGLQGNIELAEKAHSETTYSSLCLPENITARGLDSIPNFYYRDDGLKLWNIIYSFVKATVEYYYPSENDVRDDTELQDWISEIFTHGFLGNKASGFPSEFTTVEEMIKFITMIIFTVTGQHAAVNNGQYDYYPWIPNGSFLLRKAPPTSKGQSSMKTLLETLPDVGLTGKFAALSWILSNKYTDTVPMGSYPDERFDEPAPKQMIKEFQAELSCLSEEITTRNSQLEVPYTYLNPAVVENSITI; encoded by the exons ATGGCTGAGTACAAGTTAGAAGTGACAACAGGTGACATGACAAATGCAGGAACGTTTGACCACGTATATGTCACTTTAATTGGAACTGGAGGGAAGAGTGAGCAAACTGAGTTGGACAACTATGGTATGGATTTTAAACCTGGGATG ACATCAAACTACACCATGAAAACCAGTTCATCTCTGGGGAAACTTCTGCTGGTCAAGGTGGAGAAAGACCCTTTTTTATTTCTCCCAGAAGATGAGTGGTTCTGCTCCAAAATAGTGGTGACGACCCCAGAAGGAGAAGCCATTCTTTTCCCCTGTTACAGATGGATCTCCAGGGGAGAACTGGTGGagctgagaggaggaagag CCACGAAGGTTTTTGAGGACGACCATCCCCTATTGACTGACCACAGGAAAAATGAGCTGATGCTTAAAAAGATTTTGTACCA ATGGGAGGATTCTGATAAAAAGCTACCACACAAGAGTCATTTCAAAGATGTATCTGAGCTCCCATCAGAAGTCTGCTTCTCTTTGTCCAAGACAATGGAAGTTCTTTATACAAAAAACGTAAT GGGTGCTGAGCTCATGTTTAAGGGGATGCTTGGATCCACTGAAAGCTGGGGAAAAATTGAAGATATTAAAAACATCTTCAGGTCTACAGAGACACCAATGTCAG AGTATGTTTCAGAGCACTGGAAGGAAGATGACTTTTTTGGATTCCAGTTTCTGAACGGAGTCAACCCCAATGTGATCAAGCGCTGCTCAGAGCTTCCCCCAAACTTTCCAGTCACAGAGGAGATGGTGAAGCCGTTCCTGGCAGAGGGAACCTCTCTGCAGAAGGAAATGGAG GAAGGCAACATATTCCTCTGTGACTACAAggtgttggatggattgccaacTAAGGTTTATGATGGTGAATCTCTGCACGTGACTCCTGGTTTCATAATGTTCTACTTGAATCCAGAAAATAAACTGATGCCAATTGCAATACAG CTGTATCAACAACCCTCTGAGCAGAACCCCATCTTTCTGCCCAGTGACCCAGAGACTGACTGGCTGCTGGCCAAGATGTTTATTAAAAATGCAGACTTGTTGCAACATCAGGCAGTCTATCACTTCACAAACTCTCATGGTTTGGCAGAAGTCTTTACTGTTGCCACTCTGCGCTGCTTCCCTGTTATTCATCCCCTCTACAAG CTGCTGATCCCTCATTTCCGTTATACTCTCCAAATTAATACTGCAGCAAAAGAGAAAATTTTTGGACCTGAGGGGATATTAAGTCAA AGTTCGCTTGGACTCCAGGGGAACATAGAGCTCGCAGAAAAGGCTCACTCTGAAACAACCTACAGCTCCCTCTGTCTGCCAGAGAACATCACTGCACGAGGACTGGATTCCATACCCAACTTCTACTACAGAGATGATGGCCTGAAGCTGTGGAACATCATCTACAG CTTTGTGAAGGCAACAGTGGAGTACTATTATCCCTCAGAAAATGACGTGCGGGACGACACTGAGCTGCAGGACTGGATCAGTGAGATATTCACACATGGCTTCTTAGGAAACAAAGCTTCAG GGTTTCCATCAGAGTTTACGACTGTCGAGGAAATGATCAAGTTCATCACCATGATAATCTTCACAGTGACAGGTCAACATGCTGCAGTCAATAATGGACAG TATGACTACTACCCCTGGATCCCCAATGGCTCGTTCCTGCTACGCAAAGCTCCTCCAACCTCTAAGGGGCAGTCAAGCATGAAGACACTTTTGGAGACCCTTCCAGATGTTGGACTGACGGGAAAATTTGCAGCATTGTCTTGGATACTTTCAAACAAGTACACTGATACG GTTCCCATGGGTTCATACCCAGATGAACGATTCGATGAGCCTGCCCCTAAGCAGATGATTAAGGAATTTCAAGCAGAGCTGTCTTGCCTCAGTGAAGAAATCACTACGAGAAACTCACAGCTTGAAGTACCCTACACATATCTCAACCCTGCTGTTGTGGAGAACAGTATAACTATTTAA
- the LOC125896673 gene encoding hydroperoxide isomerase ALOXE3-like, whose product MAEYKLQVTTGEMTHAGTFDHIFVTLIGTGGKSERTELDNYGMDFKTGMTSNYTVKTSSSLEKLLLVKVEKDPFLFLPEDEWFCSKIVVTTPEGEAILFPCYRWISRGELVELRGGKATKVFEDDHPLLTDHRKNELMLKKTLYQWEDSDEKLPHKSHFKDVSELPSEVCFSLSKTMEVLYTKNVMGAELMFKGMLGSTEGWGKIEDMKNIFWSKKTQMSEYVSEHWKEDDFYGSQFLNGVNPNVIKRCSELPPNFPVTEEMVKPFLAEGTSLQKEMEKGNIFLCDYKVLDGLPTKVYDGESLHVTPGFIMFYLNPENKLMPIAIQLYQQPSEQNPIFLPSDPETDWLLAKMFIKNADLLQHQAVYHFTNSHGLAGVFTVATLRCFPVFHPLYKLLIPHFRYTLQINTMGQKSIYGPDGILSKTSAGLQGNIELAEKAHSELTYSSLCLPENITARGLDSIPNFYYRDDGLKLWDIIYSFVKAVVEYYYPSDSEVLKDTELQDWISEIFTHGFLGNKASGFPSEFHTVEEVIKFITMIIFTVTGQHAAVNNGQFDYYSWIPNGSLLLRKPPPTTKGQSSMKTILETLPNVGETVKFVAMGWTLTNKYTDVVPLGSYPDERFDEPAPKQMMKEFQAELSNLSEEITTRNYQLVVPYIYLNPPVIENSITI is encoded by the exons ATGGCTGAGTACAAGTTACAAGTGACAACAGGTGAGATGACACACGCAGGAACGTTTGACCACATATTTGTCACCTTAATTGGAACTGGAGGGAAGAGCGAGCGAACTGAGTTGGACAACTATGGTATGGATTTTAAAACTGGGATG ACATCAAACTACACCGTGAAAACCAGTTCATCTCTGGAGAAACTTCTGCTGGTCAAGGTGGAGAAAGATCCTTTTCTATTTCTCCCAGAAGATGAGTGGTTCTGCTCCAAAATAGTGGTGACGACTCCAGAAGGAGAAGCCATTCTTTTCCCCTGTTACAGATGGATCTCCAGGGGAGAACTGGTGGAGCTGAGAGGAGGGAAAG CCACGAAGGTTTTTGAGGACGACCATCCCCTGTTGACTGACCACAGGAAAAATGAGCTGATGCTTAAAAAGACTTTGTACCA ATGGGAGGATTCTGATGAAAAGCTACCACACAAGAGTCATTTCAAAGATGTATCTGAGCTCCCATCAGAAGTCTGCTTCTCTTTGTCCAAGACAATGGAAGTTCTTTATACAAAAAACGTAAT GGGTGCTGAGCTCATGTTTAAGGGGATGCTTGGATCCACTGAAGGCTGGGGAAAAATTGAGgatatgaaaaacatcttttggtctaaaaagacacaaatgtcaG AGTATGTTTCAGAGCACTGGAAGGAAGACGACTTTTATGGATCCCAGTTTCTGAACGGAGTCAACCCCAATGTGATCAAGCGCTGCTCAGAGCTTCCTCCAAACTTTCCAGTCACAGAGGAGATGGTGAAGCCGTTCCTGGCAGAAGGAACCTCTCTGCAGAAGGAAATGGAG AAAGGCAACATATTCCTCTGTGACTACAAGGTGTTGGATGGATTACCCACTAAGGTTTATGATGGTGAATCTCTGCACGTGACTCCTGGTTTCATAATGTTCTACCTGAATCCCGAAAACAAACTGATGCCAATTGCAATACAG CTGTATCAACAACCCTCTGAGCAGAACCCCATCTTTCTGCCCAGTGACCCAGAGACTGACTGGCTGCTGGCCAAGATGTTTATTAAAAATGCAGACTTGTTGCAACATCAGGCAGTCTATCACTTCACAAACTCTCATGGTTTGGCAGGAGTCTTTACTGTTGCCACTCTGCGCTGCTTCCCTGTGTTTCATCCCCTCTACAAG CTGCTGATCCCTCATTTCCGTTACACTCTCCAAATAAATACTATGGGACAGAAATCTATTTATGGACCTGACGGCATTTTGAGTAAA ACTTCAGCTGGACTCCAGGGGAACATAGAGCTCGCGGAAAAGGCTCACTCTGAATTGACCTACAGCTCCCTCTGTCTGCCAGAGAACATCACTGCACGAGGACTGGATTCCATACCCAACTTCTACTACAGAGATGATGGCCTGAAGCTGTGGGACATAATCTACAG CTTTGTGAAGGCAGTAGTGGAGTACTATTACCCCTCAGACAGTGAGGTGCTGAAAGACACTGAGCTGCAGGATTGGATCAGTGAGATATTCACACATGGCTTCTTGGGAAACAAAGCTTCAG GGTTTCCATCAGAGTTTCATACTGTCGAGGAAGTGATCAAGTTCATCACCATGATAATCTTCACAGTGACAGGTCAACATGCTGCAGTCAATAATGGACAG TTTGACTACTACTCTTGGATCCCCAATGGCTCGCTCCTGCTGCGCAAACCTCCACCAACTACTAAGGGGCAGTCAAGCATGAAGACAATTTTGGAGACCCTCCCAAATGTTGGCGAGACAGTGAAATTTGTAGCCATGGGGTGGACACTTACAAACAAGTACACAGATGTG GTTCCCTTGGGTTCATACCCTGATGAACGATTTGATGAGCCTGCCCCTAAGCAGATGATGAAGGAATTTCAAGCAGAGTTGTCCAACCTCAGTGAAGAAATAACAACAAGAAACTATCAGCTTGTAGTACCTTACATATATCTGAACCCTCCTGTGATAGAGAACAGTATAACTATTTAA